A region from the Hippopotamus amphibius kiboko isolate mHipAmp2 chromosome 15, mHipAmp2.hap2, whole genome shotgun sequence genome encodes:
- the LYPD8 gene encoding ly6/PLAUR domain-containing protein 8, which translates to MKAFLIAGIIAGLTVAAVESLSCVQCSSQTGSCASTNSTECPRNASNSCTTFSSNFSLGENSTLYEDYACSAENCSEGVVEAFRVHVSVNESFQFASQCCQGNACNHTNATIDFPQKEGSSTIECPACYGLNEISCNETTRKCYQDERCVNLTAEFNNATKLVLKGCSNISNSTCEFLSTENRMIGGVTFLTFQCVDSATSTPSTPSTPSTPTSTPTTSAGSKVSFTPLALASLLLLGLLL; encoded by the exons ATGAAGGCCTTCCTCATTGCTGGTATCATAGCCGGGCTCACGGTTGCAGCTGTAG AATCCCTGAGCTGCGTGCAGTGTAGTTCGCAGACAGGCTCCTGCGCTAGCACAAATTCCACTGAGTGTCCCAGAAATGCCAGCAACAGCTGTACCACTTTCTCCAGCAACTTTTCTCTAG GAGAAAACAGCACATTGTACGAGGATTATGCCTGCTCTGCGGAGAACTGCAGTGAGGGTGTGGTTGAGGCCTTCAGGGTCCACGTATCTGTTAATGAAAGCTTCCAGTTTGCCAGCCAGTGTTGCCAAGGGAATGCGTGCAATCACACCAATGCTACCATAG ATTTCCCACAGAAAGAAGGGTCCAGCACCATAGAGTGCCCTGCGTGTTATGGACTTAATGAAATTTCCTGTAATGAGACAACCCGGAAATGTTATCAAGATGAAAGATGTGTCAATCTAACTGCAGAATTTAATAATG CGACAAAGCTTGTGCTGAAAGGCTGTTCCAACATCAGCAACTCCACCTGTGAGTTCCTGTCTACTGAAAATCGGATGATCGGAGGAGTCACTTTCCTAACGTTTCAGTGTGTAGACAGTGCCACCTCAACACCCAGTACCCCCTCAACACCCAGTACCCCTACCTCGACCCCCACCACTAGCGCTGGCTCTAAAGTCTCCTTCACACCCTTGGCCCTTGCCAGCCTTCTCCTGCTGGGGCTGCTGCTCTGA